One Megalops cyprinoides isolate fMegCyp1 chromosome 4, fMegCyp1.pri, whole genome shotgun sequence genomic window carries:
- the bicdl1 gene encoding BICD family-like cargo adapter 1, translating into MSAFCLNLHSSTAAISAPPELDSDCMEEPLEHSIKPPQDSGGFPSHSLLYTGPGGLGMALEEELAMLTRDREESADLTALETPVNGQDPDLLSLFRQKEKDLVLAAKLGKALLERNQDLTKQYEKMNKDLNEKLEHLEQEKHELRRRLESREGEWEGRVAELETDLRQLQGELEKQQAQLREADRDKTRAIAELSEQNHRLLEQLNRAAEVERQLSTQVHSLRDDFREKSISTSQHMSRLESLQAEQGLEIKMLSERKRELERRVGAMLEENEMLQTTVDELQERTLVLERQCHEKDLQLRQSQLELQEVRVSHRQLSARLEELSEERNLQGLGPHPASLLCEIEQSMEQEELEQEREQLRLQMWEAYCQVRSLCSHLRGNDITDSALSTDSSMDESSETSSAKDVPTGSLHTSLLELRRLTQNLMDGNESTGSRRSDEEALEDQVRKLGEELRAVRELYDNEQERTRTSQEETLQLHNQVALLSVELSSLREDSERLRAMAEVREPSEQLQSAIRDRDDAIAKKKAVEMELAKCKIDIMSLNSQLLDAIQQKLNLSQQLEAWQDDMHRVIDQQLMDKHQDEWRVSPYSFSGGSGGRGGPSAPPSRRTRRQADGDKKLFSFFKKN; encoded by the exons ATGTCCGCTTTCTGCCTCAATCTGCACTCATCCACGGCTGCGATTTCAGCACCACCCGAGTTGGACAGCGACTGCATGGAGGAACCGCTGGAGCACAGCATCAAACCCCCTCAAGACTCCGGAGGGTTCCCGAGTCATTCGCTGCTTTACACCGGTCCCGGAGGCCTCGGAATGGCACTGGAAGAAGAACTGGCCATGTTAACCAGGGACCGGGAGGAAAGCGCTGACTTAACCGCCTTGGAAACGCCTGTTAATGGGCAGGATCCAGACTTACTGTCGCTCTTCCGACAAAAGGAGAAGGACTTGGTATTGGCTGCTAAGCTCGGGAAGGCACTGCTCGAGCGAAACCAAGACTTGACTAagcaatatgaaaaaatgaacaaagaccTCAACGAGAAACTGGAG CACCTGGAGCAGGAGAAACATGAGTTGCGGCGGAGGCTGGAGAGCcgggagggggagtgggagggcCGCGTGGCCGAGCTGGAGACGGACCTCCGGCAGCTGCAGGgggagctggagaagcagcaggCCCAGCTGCGGGAGGCCGACCGAGACAAGACCCGGGCCATCGCCGAGCTGTCGGAACAGAACCACAGGCTGCTGGAGCAGCTCAACCGG GCTGCGGAGGTGGAGAGGCAGCTGTCCACTCAGGTCCACTCGCTCCGGGACGATTTCCGGGAGAAGAGCATTTCCACCAGCCAGCACATGTCACGCCTCGAGAGCCTCCAGGCAGAG CAAGGGCTAGAA ATAAAGATGCTCTCCGAGCGCAAGAGGGAGCTGGAGCGGCGCGTAGGCGCCATGCTCGAGGAGAACGAGATGCTGCAGACCACAGTGGACGAGCTGCAGGAGAGGACGCTTGTGCTGGAGAGACAGTGTCATGAGAAGGACCTGCAG CTGCGTCAGAgccagctggagctgcaggaagTGCGCGTGTCACACCGGCAGCTGAGCGCcaggctggaggagctgagcGAGGAGAGGAACCTGCAGGGCCTCGGCCCCCACCCCGCCAGCCTGCTGTGTGAGATCGAGCAGAGCatggagcaggaggagctggagcaggagagggagcag ctgCGGCTCCAGATGTGGGAGGCGTACTGCCAGGTGCGctccctctgctctcacctgcGGGGCAATGACATCACGGACTCGGCGCTGTCCACGGACTCCTCCATGGACGAGTCGTCGGAGACGTCGTCCGCGAAGGACGTGCCCACGGGCAGCCTGCACACCAGCCTGCTGGAACTGCGCAGACTCACGCAGAACCTGATGGACGGCAACGAGTCCACG GGCTCACGGCGCAGTGACGAGGAGGCTCTAGAGGACCAGGTGCGGAAGCTAGGGGAGGAGCTTCGAGCAGTCAGGGAGCTGTACGACAATGAGCAGGAGAGAACACGGACCAGCCAGGAGGAGACGCTACAGCTGCACAACCAG GTGGCGCTGCTGTCGGTAGAGCTGTCCTCTTTGCGGGAAGACAGCGAGCGTCTGCGAGCGATGGCGGAGGTGCGGGAGCCAAGCGAGCAGCTTCAGAGCGCCATCCGAGACAGAGACGACGCCATCGCCAA gAAGAAAGCAGTGGAGATGGAGCTGGCCAAGTGCAAGATCGACATCATGTCTCTCAACAGCCAGCTGCTGGACGCCATTCAGCAGAAGCTCAACCTGTCACAGCAGCTGGAGGCCTGGCAG GATGACATGCACAGAGTGATTGACCAGCAGCTGATGGACAAGCACCAGGACGAGTGGAGGGTTTCTCCTTACTCCTTCTCCGGGGGGTCAGGGGGTCGAGGCGGCCCCTCCGCCCCGCCCTCCAGAAGGACCCGTCGCCAAGCCGACGGGGACAAGAagctcttctccttcttcaAAAAGAACTGA